The following proteins are encoded in a genomic region of Planctomycetaceae bacterium:
- a CDS encoding Ig-like domain-containing protein, translated as MNEDAVSTTVDLSTVFGDVDIATNADSLTVSVTSNSNATLVNASIVGTILTLDYLPDQNGTASIVIRATDTSTPTGLFAEDTISLTVNAVNDAPVATGERHSLNQADMLTVSAPGLLVNDTDIDGDLLSAVLVGGPSNGSLTLTADGGFTYVPDPVFSGTDQFVYVVTDGASSSSAVTVTLQVVPAVGYTPPSTDTDGDSGDPDGDAEGTDGDGGSDNADGNPIDETPESPGTGSEEDSPDDTSPTVTISATGRGGSPSGLVNLVRDESGPNIATGPEDTMIGIDVYLVAIPQSVELAATGVAASAAALPVSIVGPVTSTLFERVELTGSAFASLFLLTDAQASLPANDDDTREQRIPEKVVIGSAAAVSTSLSVGYVVWMLRGGSLLTTFLSSLPAWQAFDPLPVLESFEDETEGETDGDSLASLVKGDVT; from the coding sequence GTGAACGAAGACGCGGTATCAACGACGGTCGATCTGTCGACGGTCTTCGGCGACGTGGACATCGCGACCAACGCCGATTCACTCACGGTCAGCGTGACGTCGAACAGCAACGCGACGCTGGTGAACGCATCGATCGTCGGCACAATTCTGACGCTCGACTACCTGCCGGATCAGAACGGGACGGCGTCAATCGTGATCCGAGCGACCGACACGAGTACTCCGACCGGTCTGTTCGCGGAAGACACGATTTCGCTGACAGTCAACGCGGTGAATGATGCTCCGGTGGCTACAGGCGAGAGGCATAGTCTCAATCAGGCAGACATGCTCACGGTGTCGGCTCCCGGACTTCTTGTGAATGACACTGACATCGATGGTGATCTTCTGAGTGCTGTGCTGGTTGGCGGGCCGTCCAACGGATCGCTGACTCTGACTGCTGACGGTGGATTCACTTATGTTCCTGATCCTGTGTTTTCCGGTACGGATCAGTTTGTTTACGTCGTGACGGACGGAGCATCGAGCAGCAGCGCGGTAACGGTGACTCTACAAGTAGTTCCGGCCGTGGGTTACACGCCGCCTTCGACAGACACCGACGGAGATAGCGGCGATCCCGACGGAGACGCTGAAGGCACGGACGGCGACGGCGGCTCGGACAATGCCGACGGAAACCCGATCGACGAGACACCTGAATCACCAGGCACCGGATCAGAAGAAGATTCGCCGGACGACACTTCTCCGACTGTGACGATTTCCGCCACGGGCCGGGGAGGATCACCGTCGGGACTGGTGAATCTGGTGCGTGACGAGTCTGGACCGAATATTGCCACCGGTCCGGAAGACACCATGATCGGTATTGACGTCTATCTGGTGGCGATTCCGCAATCGGTGGAGCTGGCGGCGACGGGTGTCGCAGCGTCGGCGGCAGCACTGCCCGTTTCGATTGTGGGGCCTGTGACGTCGACGCTGTTTGAGCGGGTGGAACTGACAGGGTCAGCGTTTGCGTCGCTGTTCCTGCTTACCGACGCACAAGCCAGCCTGCCCGCAAACGATGACGATACCCGGGAACAGAGAATTCCCGAAAAGGTCGTGATCGGGTCAGCGGCGGCGGTTTCCACGTCGCTGTCCGTGGGATATGTCGTGTGGATGCTGCGCGGCGGATCGCTGCTGACGACGTTCCTTTCATCGCTTCCGGCATGGCAGGCATTCGACCCGCTGCCGGTTCTGGAAAGCTTCGAAGACGAAACGGAAGGGGAGACGGACGGCGATTCTCTGGCATCACTGGTGAAGGGAGATGTGACGTAG
- a CDS encoding diguanylate cyclase, which produces MPRLSSIHRIVLGLVGLSVSVLLVAGLLGFVPDVRPREIQARQAFCESTAVAFMEMAPRMSESTLTETLQRMATRHPDLIAIGIRREAGDVVMTCGNADDESGSGRVDAQNQTLFELPIEADGRPWGQMEFRFHSVPGVSVFGWYLRPDFLLVVFVGCALFATFSLYLQKVLKHLSPNKVVPNRVREALNSLAEGLLVLDRNQAIVLANSSFAASTGMNPEDLIGLHPNRFGFQCGPDGGEKELPWDITSRESRSVQGTLLTYDRDGQELTFSVSTVPVRDEKNLNRGVVASFENVTVLQEKQKELRNALVSLRTSSEEIRTQNRELEWLATRDTLTGCLNRRSFFKAFEAAWSKAHRQQSPLAAIMLDIDHFKKINDTAGHIAGDDVLRQVANAVHQTVDPDDVVCRYGGEEFTIMLEGSSIDEAELMAEKCRLAIKALRISGLRVTASFGVSSVCQAADNIQTLLDQADKSLYAAKRSGRDRVVRWDRAQSVVGEDTEMPTAGPQESRGSAQDGSAIHFHAVAALTTVLAHRDQEAAIHSRRVADMCVATAEGLLSMKQCYVLEIAALLHDIGKLGIPDAILHKRGPLTAEERALASRYNQLSVDIVRGSFGQPVLNEIVEQHAVWYDMSNADRGAGPDQRPSISARILSIANAYDTMTSDSAWRTPMSRSEAFAELRACAGTQFDPELVERFIGAVRLRIQTASASTNASRESALSIGLLLERLVNALDKQDLRELLPLTQRIQKTADDHSLTEIAKLCRSLNHALSEDEDLIEVMQLAGSLLDMCRSTQAVLLSSTQKSDRSPGERMLANAGNTIAVARTGSVNAAMPVG; this is translated from the coding sequence ATGCCCCGTTTGTCGTCAATTCATCGCATCGTGCTTGGACTCGTGGGTCTGTCGGTCAGCGTTCTGCTGGTCGCCGGACTGCTGGGGTTTGTGCCCGACGTTCGCCCGCGGGAGATTCAGGCGCGGCAGGCGTTTTGCGAATCCACAGCCGTCGCGTTCATGGAGATGGCCCCGCGGATGTCGGAGTCAACGCTGACGGAAACGCTGCAGCGGATGGCGACTCGTCATCCTGACCTCATTGCGATCGGCATTCGCCGCGAAGCCGGTGATGTCGTGATGACGTGCGGCAACGCGGATGATGAATCCGGCAGCGGTCGTGTCGATGCCCAAAACCAGACGCTGTTTGAGCTGCCCATCGAAGCGGACGGCCGGCCCTGGGGACAGATGGAGTTTCGGTTTCATTCGGTTCCCGGAGTTTCGGTTTTCGGATGGTATCTGCGTCCGGATTTCCTGCTGGTTGTATTTGTCGGCTGCGCGCTGTTTGCCACGTTTTCGCTGTACCTGCAGAAGGTGCTGAAGCATCTGAGCCCCAACAAGGTCGTTCCGAATCGTGTGCGTGAGGCGCTGAATTCACTGGCGGAGGGACTGCTGGTCCTGGACCGCAATCAGGCGATTGTGCTGGCCAACAGTTCCTTCGCTGCCAGCACCGGCATGAATCCAGAAGACCTGATCGGGCTGCATCCGAATCGATTCGGATTTCAGTGCGGTCCGGACGGCGGTGAAAAGGAACTTCCCTGGGATATCACATCCCGTGAATCCCGGTCGGTACAGGGCACATTGCTGACATATGACCGCGACGGTCAGGAATTGACGTTTTCGGTCAGCACCGTCCCGGTGCGGGATGAAAAGAATCTGAATCGCGGTGTCGTGGCAAGTTTCGAAAACGTGACCGTGTTGCAGGAGAAACAGAAGGAACTGCGCAATGCGCTGGTTTCGCTGCGAACATCCAGCGAAGAAATCCGCACGCAGAACCGCGAACTCGAATGGCTGGCGACTCGCGATACTCTGACCGGCTGTCTGAACCGGCGCAGTTTCTTCAAGGCGTTTGAGGCCGCATGGTCGAAGGCTCACCGGCAGCAATCGCCCCTGGCGGCGATCATGCTGGACATCGATCATTTCAAGAAAATCAATGACACCGCCGGCCACATCGCGGGCGACGACGTGTTGAGACAGGTGGCGAACGCAGTCCACCAGACCGTCGATCCCGATGACGTCGTGTGTCGCTACGGAGGTGAAGAGTTCACGATCATGCTGGAAGGCAGCTCGATCGATGAAGCGGAACTGATGGCGGAAAAATGCCGTCTGGCGATCAAGGCCCTGCGCATCAGCGGACTCCGGGTGACGGCCAGTTTCGGCGTTTCTTCGGTCTGCCAGGCGGCCGACAACATACAGACACTTCTGGACCAGGCGGACAAGAGCCTGTACGCGGCAAAGCGCAGCGGACGAGACCGCGTGGTTCGCTGGGACCGTGCCCAGTCAGTCGTCGGCGAGGACACCGAAATGCCGACAGCCGGTCCGCAGGAAAGCCGCGGTTCCGCTCAGGATGGTTCCGCGATTCACTTTCATGCGGTCGCCGCGCTGACCACAGTGCTGGCGCATCGAGACCAGGAAGCGGCAATTCACAGTCGGCGCGTGGCGGATATGTGCGTGGCGACAGCGGAAGGACTGCTGTCAATGAAGCAGTGCTATGTCCTGGAAATCGCGGCGCTGCTGCACGACATCGGCAAGCTGGGAATTCCCGACGCCATTCTGCATAAGCGCGGTCCGCTGACGGCGGAAGAACGGGCTCTCGCCAGCCGATACAATCAGTTAAGTGTGGACATCGTGCGCGGTTCGTTCGGTCAGCCGGTGTTGAATGAAATCGTCGAACAGCATGCCGTCTGGTATGACATGAGCAACGCCGATCGCGGAGCCGGGCCGGATCAGCGTCCGTCCATTTCCGCGCGGATTCTGTCCATTGCGAATGCTTACGACACCATGACCAGCGACTCCGCGTGGCGAACGCCGATGTCGCGGTCGGAGGCTTTTGCGGAATTGCGAGCCTGCGCGGGGACTCAGTTCGATCCGGAACTTGTGGAACGATTCATCGGCGCTGTCAGACTGCGAATTCAGACGGCGTCGGCGTCAACAAACGCGTCGCGCGAATCCGCGCTCAGCATCGGACTGCTGCTGGAACGACTCGTCAACGCCCTGGACAAACAGGATCTCCGTGAACTGCTGCCGCTGACACAGCGCATTCAGAAAACAGCCGACGACCATTCGCTGACGGAAATTGCGAAATTGTGCCGCAGCCTGAACCACGCTCTGTCCGAAGACGAAGACCTGATCGAAGTGATGCAACTGGCAGGATCCCTGCTGGATATGTGCCGCTCGACTCAGGCCGTACTGCTGTCGTCAACGCAGAAGTCCGACCGGTCGCCCGGCGAACGCATGCTGGCGAACGCGGGAAACACCATAGCCGTCGCGCGCACCGGCAGCGTGAATGCGGCCATGCCGGTTGGCTGA